A window of Sporocytophaga myxococcoides contains these coding sequences:
- a CDS encoding DUF6910 family protein, producing MYKSLFLAFNLLLTKASAQTLQIKNDTRIGHRSLYPYTVEVSTNTAYVVFDKPAILGKEEPNGWNVYKLDTKRKFNITASATARIEGMNGGRKIILLGSGKSGSHRKAIVRDLDDLTKGKEIISTRKFFKKVLRNSKGQFRKLNIQAATSAGKILVLANAPAYGAHKDNYIILTGVDFYKQQDLLGPNISDIRIRKFPLYEGTDALAITGFTYVPQKKLLLFTAIRKVSGLETESFIGWISDFDSKINDLQWKADKIFPLPDLAPAFAYKRIESIAFESINNNALTMRLLADDGKLGARLYTVVLNLP from the coding sequence ATGTACAAATCACTTTTTCTGGCTTTTAATTTATTGCTGACGAAGGCTTCAGCGCAGACGCTACAAATTAAAAATGACACCCGAATTGGCCACCGCAGTTTATATCCTTATACGGTGGAGGTATCAACCAATACTGCTTATGTAGTATTCGACAAACCGGCCATACTCGGCAAAGAGGAGCCTAACGGATGGAATGTATATAAGCTGGATACCAAAAGAAAATTTAACATTACTGCTTCGGCGACAGCTAGAATCGAGGGAATGAACGGGGGGAGAAAGATTATTCTGCTTGGCTCGGGAAAAAGTGGTTCACATCGCAAGGCTATTGTAAGAGATCTTGATGATCTTACCAAAGGAAAGGAAATTATCAGCACCAGGAAATTTTTCAAGAAGGTACTCCGCAACAGCAAGGGGCAGTTCCGGAAGCTGAATATTCAGGCTGCCACTTCGGCAGGCAAGATACTGGTACTCGCCAATGCTCCCGCTTATGGGGCTCACAAGGACAATTACATTATTCTTACTGGGGTTGATTTTTATAAACAGCAGGACCTGCTAGGGCCGAATATCTCAGATATACGCATCCGAAAGTTTCCTTTATACGAGGGTACAGATGCGCTTGCTATTACCGGGTTTACTTATGTACCGCAAAAGAAATTGTTATTATTTACTGCCATAAGAAAGGTATCAGGACTGGAGACGGAATCTTTTATCGGGTGGATCAGTGATTTTGATTCTAAGATAAACGATCTGCAATGGAAGGCCGATAAGATATTCCCTTTACCTGATCTAGCACCAGCATTTGCTTATAAGCGGATCGAAAGCATTGCATTCGAAAGTATAAATAACAATGCTCTTACAATGCGACTCCTTGCTGACGATGGAAAGCTGGGTGCACGATTGTACACGGTAGTTTTGAATCTTCCATAA
- a CDS encoding right-handed parallel beta-helix repeat-containing protein, protein MKIFYSVLSALLVGTAGLFAQTNVYYVDVNGNDGNVGSKEKPFATLNKANAAVNAGDTVWIRGGVYNLRDTIYVKTYNISAGIHLTASGESDDKRIHYLAYPGERPIFDGTNLLVGEGYDHYDGTIESVQYTSPIVVEAKYLHLKGFEVRGVPMKHNSNSGIYILYSKHIFLEQIDSHHNSGPGFFVNDGRANGGGHYFLNCDAHDNYDPYGRQGDGENADGFGVHYQESGDTTKFYGCRAWWNSDDGFDFINQEFPVVVENSYAMGNGYSDYGTQTPPSGNGYGFKMGESKTGKGRHAIKYCVAWKNTASGFYANYTSVGSKWLNNTSYNNGDRSFNMASTTYDSQGRETAPVAVLTGDNVHVLKNNIAYPNKLSRIGGENASGENNTWNLNLDLTESDFLSVDDPSMTITGVDLSMIAGALGPRMADGSLPDVDFLKLTAASRAIDKGEDIGLPFAGNAPDLGAFEYSGIITETHKKVLQPEWNLISTNGMLTIEGKNIENVVITNVNGQIIKTKDVDGTNTSIHFSIEAKGLYFVRVATSTGISVKKVFFQ, encoded by the coding sequence ATGAAGATATTTTATTCCGTATTAAGTGCATTGTTGGTTGGAACGGCTGGATTGTTTGCACAAACCAATGTCTATTATGTGGATGTTAACGGCAATGACGGCAATGTGGGCTCAAAGGAAAAGCCCTTCGCGACACTCAATAAGGCAAACGCTGCCGTGAATGCGGGCGATACCGTATGGATTCGTGGCGGCGTCTATAACCTCCGCGATACGATTTATGTCAAGACTTACAACATATCGGCGGGCATTCACTTGACTGCGAGTGGCGAAAGCGATGACAAGCGCATCCATTACCTTGCGTATCCTGGAGAACGGCCGATTTTTGACGGAACAAACCTCTTGGTTGGGGAGGGTTACGACCATTACGATGGTACAATCGAAAGTGTACAGTACACCTCGCCAATCGTGGTCGAAGCAAAATACCTGCACCTGAAAGGGTTCGAGGTTCGGGGCGTTCCCATGAAGCATAATTCAAATTCTGGTATTTATATTCTTTATAGCAAGCATATCTTCCTGGAACAAATTGATAGTCACCACAACAGTGGTCCAGGATTCTTCGTCAACGACGGACGTGCTAACGGCGGCGGTCATTACTTTTTGAACTGCGACGCCCATGACAACTATGACCCTTATGGTCGCCAGGGCGATGGTGAAAATGCCGACGGTTTTGGCGTGCATTACCAAGAGAGTGGTGATACCACCAAGTTCTATGGATGTCGTGCCTGGTGGAACAGCGATGATGGTTTTGATTTTATTAACCAGGAATTTCCCGTAGTTGTGGAGAACAGTTATGCCATGGGAAATGGCTACAGCGATTATGGAACCCAAACGCCGCCAAGCGGAAACGGCTACGGCTTTAAGATGGGGGAAAGCAAGACAGGCAAGGGGCGCCATGCCATCAAGTATTGCGTCGCTTGGAAAAATACGGCCTCAGGTTTTTATGCAAACTATACCAGCGTTGGTAGCAAATGGTTAAACAATACCTCCTACAATAATGGAGATCGTTCCTTTAATATGGCGTCTACAACCTATGATTCTCAGGGTAGAGAAACAGCCCCAGTCGCCGTGTTGACGGGCGACAATGTCCATGTGTTGAAAAACAACATTGCCTACCCGAACAAGCTTTCTCGTATCGGTGGCGAAAACGCCAGTGGCGAAAACAATACCTGGAACTTGAATTTGGATTTGACTGAATCGGATTTCTTGAGTGTCGATGACCCGAGCATGACTATTACGGGTGTAGACCTCTCGATGATAGCGGGGGCGTTAGGCCCGCGTATGGCTGACGGCAGTTTGCCCGATGTAGATTTTTTGAAGCTGACGGCAGCGAGCCGCGCAATTGACAAAGGGGAGGATATCGGGTTGCCCTTTGCCGGGAATGCACCCGACTTGGGTGCGTTTGAATATTCAGGCATAATCACTGAAACACATAAAAAAGTGTTACAACCGGAGTGGAATTTAATTTCAACAAATGGTATGCTTACTATTGAAGGAAAAAATATAGAAAATGTAGTAATAACAAATGTTAATGGACAAATAATTAAAACAAAAGATGTTGATGGTACAAATACTTCTATCCATTTTAGTATAGAAGCTAAAGGATTGTACTTTGTAAGGGTAGCGACAAGTACTGGTATTTCGGTTAAGAAAGTGTTTTTTCAATAG
- a CDS encoding helix-turn-helix domain-containing protein produces the protein MATPKRIETISQYHKVMRLPAPEHPLISLINYDTIQLPCLSQVSLVFDFYAILLDKNFKGKMKYGQQQCDFDEGVLFLMSPGQVFEVDVQEMVNRSGLLLLVHPDFIWNTVLAKTIKQYEFFDYSVNEALFLSDKEETTIVSILQSIAQEYQTNIDNFSQSVIVAQLELLLTYTDRFYQRQFVTRNKTNHQILDRLEELLTNYFYSDDIVNKGLPTVQYVAEQLNVSPKYLSNLLRILTGQSTQQHIHDKLLEKAKEKLTTTNLTISEISYQLGFEHIQSFSKLFKTKTNLSPLEFRQSFN, from the coding sequence ATGGCAACACCTAAAAGAATAGAAACCATTAGCCAATACCATAAAGTAATGAGGCTGCCTGCTCCCGAACACCCATTAATCAGTTTGATCAATTATGATACCATTCAATTGCCTTGCTTATCTCAGGTTAGTTTGGTATTCGATTTTTACGCAATTTTACTTGATAAAAATTTTAAAGGCAAAATGAAATATGGACAACAACAATGTGATTTTGATGAAGGTGTTTTGTTCTTAATGTCCCCGGGACAAGTATTTGAAGTGGATGTGCAGGAAATGGTCAATCGGTCAGGGTTGTTGCTGCTCGTTCATCCTGATTTCATTTGGAATACAGTACTTGCGAAGACAATCAAGCAATACGAGTTTTTTGATTATTCTGTAAATGAAGCATTGTTTCTTTCTGATAAAGAAGAAACAACCATTGTCAGCATCCTGCAAAGTATAGCTCAGGAATATCAAACGAACATAGATAATTTCAGTCAGTCTGTAATTGTTGCCCAGCTGGAACTACTGCTAACTTATACAGATCGTTTTTATCAACGTCAATTTGTTACACGCAACAAAACGAATCATCAAATTTTAGATCGGTTAGAAGAGTTACTTACAAATTATTTCTATAGCGATGATATAGTAAATAAGGGCTTGCCAACGGTTCAATATGTTGCAGAACAATTAAATGTTTCCCCAAAGTATCTGAGTAATCTGTTACGCATATTGACAGGGCAAAGCACACAGCAGCATATTCACGATAAATTACTTGAAAAGGCAAAGGAAAAACTAACTACCACCAATTTGACGATTAGTGAAATTTCCTATCAATTAGGATTTGAACATATACAATCATTCAGCAAATTATTCAAAACAAAAACAAACCTTTCGCCATTGGAATTCAGGCAGTCGTTTAACTGA
- a CDS encoding leucine-rich repeat domain-containing protein yields the protein MKRNLYLEKLSVSLIFLLFMYSATAEILVDGVYYNITNANTVEVTCRGYGNNGTDGWMYFTAEELYKGNVRIPSTITYNNLTYSITAIGNDAFAGSKLLNTLTLPSSVVAIGSGAFSLCNSLSSIQVEENNIVFFSENGILYKKNPVSLFYVPRNVQGDVELNSGITTIPSSAFQYCSGITSVTIPDNVTTIADGAFNSCTALTEINFSNTGKLTTIGVQAFGKCSELMLVNIPASVTTIEATAFADCPNLTYLLLNEGLQTIGKMAFYGCESISFVQLPSTLLSIGDKAFDLCKNLATVKNKTNFVLELQSETYGCVAKYATQIIKDDEVDLEPIKDSIAAIVPSGSQVYRYGYNELSETDKAMYDYILETLCRFDANKAAGSIYHRVDFDFAGQGFTTDLNSLMYMLTRIYRDVPEMYILNSIPRQDEVTGTYYGRIAAVHTPESYLNELVRIDTICNEIIANITDGMSTHEKLKVLHDGLIDWTDYGGLASAYSGNIKGAFLEQKAVCEGLSRAFLLLCQKAGIPCLYVSGRLHTNTVTDTWENHAWNYVQVDGKWYLVDITTDGGFPGQSFYTAFLRGQDYFDANYKLTNTAGVNENTNNGIYSVLPKLASTTYEEKITGTFDIAENRNVKVWYNSTADQVFAEIKDFSSKDYICEIYSLGGHLIEKRRIENSLTQIDMSKVKGLLFVVITENGGNLYTTKVLK from the coding sequence ATGAAAAGAAATTTGTACTTAGAAAAACTATCCGTTTCTCTTATCTTCCTTTTATTCATGTATTCTGCTACAGCTGAAATACTTGTTGATGGTGTTTACTATAATATAACAAATGCAAATACAGTCGAAGTTACCTGTCGTGGATACGGCAATAATGGAACTGACGGTTGGATGTATTTTACAGCAGAGGAGTTATACAAAGGTAATGTACGTATACCATCAACCATAACCTATAACAATCTTACCTATTCGATAACGGCAATTGGTAATGATGCATTTGCCGGTAGTAAATTACTGAATACTCTAACTCTACCGTCATCAGTGGTAGCTATTGGAAGTGGTGCATTTTCGTTATGTAATAGTTTGTCTTCCATTCAAGTAGAAGAAAATAACATCGTGTTCTTTAGTGAAAACGGGATTCTATATAAAAAGAATCCCGTTTCACTTTTCTATGTGCCACGGAATGTGCAGGGAGATGTGGAGTTGAATAGTGGAATAACAACCATACCAAGTTCCGCCTTTCAATATTGTTCGGGTATCACAAGCGTGACCATTCCGGATAATGTGACCACCATTGCCGACGGCGCATTTAATTCGTGTACGGCACTTACGGAAATAAATTTCTCTAATACTGGGAAACTTACTACTATTGGGGTTCAGGCGTTTGGAAAATGTTCCGAACTTATGCTTGTAAATATCCCGGCTTCGGTAACAACAATAGAAGCAACTGCATTTGCTGATTGCCCCAATTTAACATATCTGCTATTGAACGAAGGTTTGCAGACTATAGGCAAAATGGCTTTTTATGGTTGTGAAAGTATTTCGTTTGTTCAGCTGCCGAGTACTCTACTGTCAATTGGCGACAAGGCGTTTGATTTATGCAAAAATCTGGCTACGGTAAAAAACAAAACCAATTTTGTATTGGAATTACAATCTGAAACCTACGGATGTGTGGCAAAATATGCCACGCAAATTATCAAAGACGATGAGGTTGATTTAGAACCAATAAAAGATAGTATAGCTGCAATAGTCCCTTCAGGTTCACAAGTGTATAGATACGGATATAATGAACTTTCAGAAACAGATAAAGCAATGTATGATTATATACTGGAAACACTTTGTCGTTTTGATGCTAATAAAGCTGCCGGCTCTATTTATCATCGGGTAGATTTTGATTTTGCAGGACAGGGATTTACGACCGACTTAAATTCTTTGATGTATATGCTTACACGCATCTATCGTGATGTTCCCGAGATGTACATTTTAAACTCCATTCCACGTCAGGATGAAGTTACGGGAACGTATTACGGCCGTATTGCGGCCGTACACACCCCTGAATCGTATTTGAACGAGTTGGTTCGTATAGATACAATCTGTAATGAGATTATTGCCAATATTACCGATGGAATGTCAACTCACGAAAAACTTAAGGTGCTTCATGACGGCTTGATTGATTGGACAGATTATGGTGGACTTGCGTCGGCATATTCGGGTAATATAAAAGGTGCTTTTTTAGAGCAAAAAGCTGTTTGCGAAGGTTTATCCCGTGCGTTTCTGCTGCTCTGCCAGAAGGCCGGAATACCTTGCTTGTATGTTTCGGGAAGGCTACACACCAATACCGTAACCGATACGTGGGAAAATCATGCCTGGAATTATGTTCAGGTCGATGGTAAATGGTATCTTGTAGATATAACAACCGATGGCGGATTCCCCGGACAATCCTTCTATACTGCATTTCTGCGTGGACAGGATTATTTTGATGCCAATTATAAATTGACAAATACCGCTGGGGTCAATGAAAATACCAATAACGGCATATATTCCGTCTTACCTAAACTTGCCTCAACTACCTATGAGGAAAAAATAACCGGTACTTTTGACATTGCTGAAAATAGGAATGTAAAAGTTTGGTATAATTCAACTGCCGATCAGGTTTTTGCGGAAATAAAAGATTTTTCAAGTAAGGATTATATTTGTGAAATATATTCATTAGGCGGTCATTTAATTGAAAAGCGAAGAATAGAAAATTCGTTGACGCAAATCGATATGTCAAAGGTAAAAGGCTTGCTCTTTGTGGTAATTACCGAAAACGGGGGAAATTTGTATACAACTAAGGTTTTAAAGTAG
- a CDS encoding alpha/beta fold hydrolase yields the protein MKAIIFLLASIILSTASFGQKHSPRTLLFVHGAWDGGWDYAKVDSIYRTKGDVVYRPTLTGLGERVHLSNANINLTTYITDIVNVIKFENLHNVILVGHSFGGMVISGVAEQIPERISQLIYLDAMVPNDGESAKDVCGVLWNHFIPFIKDSMVLYPFGTNKSTYPTDVPQPLKTYTEPLKISNPLVKNIPTSFIQMTKDGKSESAYNAMGLNKAKERNWKIYPFEGGHYSMREQPGNLVKKLEQVLKEH from the coding sequence ATGAAAGCAATTATTTTCCTTTTAGCCAGTATCATTTTATCGACTGCGAGTTTTGGGCAAAAGCATTCACCAAGGACACTGTTATTTGTCCACGGAGCCTGGGATGGCGGCTGGGACTATGCGAAAGTAGATTCCATCTATAGAACAAAAGGCGATGTAGTTTACCGCCCTACCCTTACAGGACTTGGTGAACGAGTGCATTTATCCAATGCCAATATCAACCTTACCACATACATCACAGATATTGTAAATGTCATAAAGTTTGAAAACCTTCATAATGTTATATTGGTCGGACATAGCTTCGGTGGTATGGTTATTTCCGGTGTAGCAGAACAAATACCGGAACGTATCAGCCAACTTATTTATCTGGATGCAATGGTCCCCAATGATGGTGAAAGTGCCAAAGATGTTTGTGGTGTACTATGGAATCATTTTATCCCGTTTATAAAAGACAGCATGGTGTTATATCCCTTTGGCACAAATAAATCAACGTATCCTACGGATGTTCCGCAACCTTTAAAAACGTATACGGAGCCATTAAAAATAAGTAATCCATTAGTCAAGAATATTCCAACGTCCTTTATCCAAATGACAAAAGACGGTAAAAGCGAAAGTGCTTATAACGCCATGGGATTAAACAAAGCAAAAGAAAGGAACTGGAAAATTTATCCCTTTGAAGGTGGGCATTATTCAATGCGTGAACAGCCGGGAAATTTAGTAAAAAAATTAGAACAAGTTTTAAAGGAGCACTAA
- a CDS encoding glycoside hydrolase family 5 protein, whose product MEKYGQLSVKGNYIVGQYGDTVQLRGMSLFWSQWMSQYYNPYVVKFLKDKWKSTVIRAAMGVEMGGYADSRASEREKVMTIVDAAIRNGIYVIIDYHSHEAHTSPDMAKKFFADMAKKYGKYPNVLYEIYNEPLNYVSWSKDIKPYAEKVIESIRQYDPDNIIIIGTRQWSQMVSEAAEDPVKDTNSVYTLHFYAGSHKQWLRDEAKKAMDKGIALFVTEFGTCHASGNGSYDPEETKIWFDFMDKYKISWCNWSIADKDETASALKPGGFSAGGWEDSDLTPSGILIRDEMILKNTPIVPSKKK is encoded by the coding sequence GTGGAAAAATATGGACAGCTTTCTGTAAAAGGAAACTACATTGTCGGGCAATATGGAGACACAGTGCAATTGCGCGGAATGTCTCTTTTCTGGAGTCAGTGGATGAGCCAGTATTATAATCCTTATGTTGTGAAATTTCTTAAGGATAAATGGAAGTCCACTGTAATCAGGGCAGCGATGGGAGTAGAAATGGGAGGGTACGCGGATAGCAGGGCTTCGGAAAGAGAAAAGGTAATGACCATAGTGGACGCTGCTATCAGAAACGGTATTTATGTGATCATTGACTATCATAGCCATGAAGCGCATACCAGTCCGGATATGGCAAAGAAGTTTTTTGCGGATATGGCTAAGAAATATGGAAAGTATCCTAATGTACTGTATGAAATATACAATGAGCCTTTAAATTATGTAAGCTGGTCAAAAGATATTAAACCTTATGCTGAAAAGGTGATTGAGAGCATTCGTCAATATGATCCTGATAACATTATCATAATCGGTACCAGGCAATGGTCGCAGATGGTGAGTGAAGCGGCTGAAGATCCTGTTAAAGATACTAACTCTGTATATACTCTGCACTTCTATGCTGGCTCTCACAAGCAATGGCTGCGAGATGAAGCTAAAAAAGCAATGGATAAAGGGATTGCATTATTTGTAACAGAATTCGGTACTTGTCATGCCAGTGGTAACGGTAGCTATGATCCTGAAGAAACAAAAATCTGGTTTGATTTTATGGATAAATATAAAATCAGCTGGTGCAACTGGTCTATTGCTGACAAAGACGAAACAGCTTCTGCATTAAAGCCAGGTGGCTTTAGTGCAGGGGGGTGGGAAGATTCAGACCTGACACCTTCAGGTATCTTGATAAGAGATGAGATGATATTGAAGAATACACCAATTGTACCTTCTAAGAAAAAGTAA
- a CDS encoding SymE family type I addiction module toxin: MRSLKILPKTRFNKYNQKDVPEIKLCGGWLQSLGFELGSRVTVISLPNLLIIQPTE; encoded by the coding sequence GTGCGTAGCCTGAAAATCCTACCAAAGACAAGATTTAACAAGTACAATCAGAAAGACGTTCCGGAAATCAAACTGTGTGGTGGCTGGTTACAGAGCCTCGGTTTTGAACTGGGATCAAGAGTCACGGTAATATCCTTGCCGAATCTGCTCATCATTCAACCTACTGAATAA
- a CDS encoding c-type cytochrome: MKLTLMILSSALIVIGATIPDHINQNDTQQSATRGKKIYEEYCLSCHQADGSGVPRLNPPLKKTSYVLGPQDKLIKILLNGLEEEIEINGEYYSNPMPAFGSVLNDQQIADVLTYVRSNFGNKASAVPVSKVKEVRAAK, encoded by the coding sequence ATGAAATTAACACTAATGATATTGTCTTCAGCCTTGATAGTTATTGGTGCAACAATTCCAGATCATATCAATCAGAATGATACTCAGCAGTCTGCTACGAGGGGGAAAAAGATATATGAAGAATATTGTCTTTCATGCCACCAGGCAGATGGGAGTGGTGTTCCCAGATTAAACCCTCCACTAAAGAAAACAAGTTATGTGCTGGGACCTCAGGATAAGTTGATCAAAATCCTGCTGAATGGGTTGGAGGAAGAAATTGAAATCAATGGAGAGTATTATTCTAATCCAATGCCAGCTTTCGGATCAGTTTTAAATGATCAACAGATTGCTGATGTGCTTACATACGTAAGGAGCAATTTTGGGAATAAGGCCAGTGCTGTGCCTGTTTCAAAGGTGAAGGAAGTGAGAGCGGCGAAATAG
- a CDS encoding PAS domain S-box protein, which yields MSYKIVKGNYLKNLHEQIEKLRKDVVSATDFIKNIEKGDLNAEYTGDAEDKNSLIHALLSMREQMQLIAVREGERNWVTEGLAKFADILRTKNENIKILSENIISNLVNYLKANQGSFFILNDEDENDRFLELMACYAYDRKKFAQKRVEIGEGLLGQSFLEKETTYLTQIPENYLNITSGLGEALPRAIIIVPIKVNDVVYGMLEIASFTEFKAHHKEFLEKLGESIASSISSVKISERTQKLLHASQIASEEMKSQEEELRQNMEEMHATQEELARHAAESKSLLAALDSIAVVVEYSLQGDILKVNDKMRVISGLQEEELIGLNLFDFCQSETEKVEAKAMWEDIIRGKSVTKVGKHKSDGGFIWLQEYYSPIIDRNGDLIRILEIAIDISETKRQELLLSEKADEMRAQEEELRQNMEEMQTIQEELSLKEAESKSLLSAIDSLAILTEYDIDGNMLKINDQIEKIIGIPGNTLVGQNYMSFCETEDEKAEGTLMWQNLKQGQSYVKIRKMKLENKCFWLQEFYNPVMDHDGRIQKVYGIIIDISDSKRQEDELIEKAELMKAQEEELMQSMEEMQSIQDELSQKAKEMEEALELEKEKAKQVENEYKAKIAALEQKLSGKK from the coding sequence ATGTCCTACAAAATTGTAAAGGGGAATTACCTAAAAAATCTTCACGAGCAAATTGAAAAACTTAGAAAAGATGTTGTCAGTGCTACAGATTTTATTAAAAATATAGAGAAAGGAGATCTGAATGCTGAATATACCGGTGATGCAGAAGATAAAAATAGTCTGATCCATGCATTATTGAGTATGAGAGAGCAAATGCAGCTCATTGCGGTACGTGAAGGTGAGAGAAACTGGGTAACAGAGGGGCTTGCAAAGTTTGCGGATATTTTAAGGACCAAGAATGAAAATATTAAAATATTAAGTGAAAATATCATATCTAATCTTGTTAACTACCTTAAAGCAAATCAGGGTAGCTTCTTTATTTTAAATGATGAAGATGAGAATGATAGGTTTCTGGAATTAATGGCCTGTTATGCCTATGACAGGAAAAAGTTTGCTCAAAAAAGGGTTGAGATAGGAGAAGGGCTCCTAGGACAGTCTTTTTTGGAAAAAGAAACGACCTATTTAACCCAAATACCTGAAAATTACCTTAATATAACTTCCGGATTAGGAGAAGCACTTCCCAGAGCTATCATCATTGTTCCTATCAAAGTCAATGATGTCGTTTATGGTATGCTTGAGATTGCTTCTTTTACAGAGTTTAAGGCCCATCATAAAGAGTTCTTGGAGAAGTTGGGTGAAAGTATAGCTTCCTCAATATCAAGTGTAAAAATCAGCGAAAGAACTCAAAAACTACTTCATGCATCACAGATAGCTTCCGAAGAGATGAAGTCGCAGGAAGAGGAGCTGAGGCAAAATATGGAAGAAATGCATGCTACCCAGGAAGAACTGGCAAGACATGCTGCGGAATCCAAAAGTTTATTGGCGGCTCTTGATTCTATAGCGGTAGTAGTTGAGTATAGTTTACAGGGAGATATTCTGAAAGTCAATGATAAAATGAGAGTTATTTCTGGTCTTCAAGAGGAGGAGTTGATCGGATTAAATTTATTCGATTTTTGTCAATCAGAGACAGAAAAGGTAGAAGCCAAGGCAATGTGGGAGGATATAATAAGAGGGAAATCAGTAACGAAGGTAGGAAAACACAAGAGTGATGGCGGATTTATCTGGTTACAGGAATATTACAGCCCGATCATTGACAGGAATGGTGATCTTATCAGAATTCTGGAAATTGCTATAGATATAAGTGAAACCAAGCGACAGGAGTTACTGCTATCTGAAAAAGCAGATGAAATGAGGGCGCAGGAAGAAGAGTTAAGGCAAAACATGGAGGAGATGCAAACTATCCAGGAAGAGCTTTCACTCAAAGAAGCAGAGTCTAAAAGTTTACTTTCAGCTATTGACAGCCTTGCTATTCTTACCGAATATGATATTGATGGAAACATGCTCAAAATCAATGATCAGATTGAAAAAATTATTGGTATTCCTGGAAATACTTTAGTCGGCCAGAATTATATGAGTTTTTGTGAAACGGAGGATGAGAAGGCTGAAGGTACTTTAATGTGGCAGAACCTAAAACAAGGACAATCTTATGTGAAAATAAGAAAAATGAAGCTTGAAAATAAATGTTTCTGGCTTCAGGAATTTTATAATCCTGTAATGGATCATGATGGAAGAATTCAAAAAGTTTATGGTATCATTATAGACATATCAGATTCTAAAAGACAGGAAGATGAATTAATTGAGAAGGCGGAACTAATGAAGGCTCAGGAGGAGGAATTAATGCAAAGTATGGAAGAAATGCAGTCTATTCAGGATGAACTCTCTCAAAAAGCAAAAGAAATGGAAGAGGCTCTGGAGCTTGAAAAGGAAAAAGCAAAGCAGGTTGAAAATGAATATAAGGCAAAAATTGCTGCACTGGAGCAAAAACTTTCCGGAAAAAAGTAA